From one Rhodamnia argentea isolate NSW1041297 chromosome 1, ASM2092103v1, whole genome shotgun sequence genomic stretch:
- the LOC115747056 gene encoding UDP-glycosyltransferase 83A1-like yields the protein MSIPHVLAIPFPAQGHVIPLMEVSKRLVDRGIRVTFVNTDFVHKRVIDALTDKDFLGDSIHLVSIPDGLGPGEDRNDLGLLAEAMFQVMPGKLAELIRKTEEKEGEKITCVLADGSMEWALEVAHKMNIPKAAFWPASVALFASGLSIPKMISDGIINDEGVAIKHQKFQLAPGMPDMSPANLTWACIGDVATQKIIFNVMVRVIKSMELADWFIGNTSCDLEPAALAFAHRVLPIGPLLANHHLDSSAGYFWPEDSDCLIWLDQQAPKSVIYVAFGSFTVFDQTQFQELALGLELSQRPFLWVVRPDTTEERDDAYPKGFKERISGRGKLVGWAPQQKVLAHPAIACFVSHCGWNSTMEGASNGIPFLCWPYFADQFIDENYICDLWRVGLGFNRDESGIIRREEIKRKVDQLLDDANFGKRASDIKEKLAKGIVEGGESHKNFSNFVQWMKAL from the exons ATGAGCATCCCCCATGTCCTGGCCATACCTTTTCCTGCACAAGGTCATGTGATTCCTCTTATGGAGGTCTCGAAACGCCTTGTCGATCGCGGAATTCGAGTTACATTCGTGAACACGGACTTCGTTCACAAAAGGGTCATCGATGCGCTCACGGACAAAGATTTTCTTGGAGATAGCATCCATTTGGTTTCCATTCCTGATGGGTTGGGACCCGGGGAAGATAGGAATGATCTAGGACTACTAGCGGAAGCAATGTTCCAGGTAATGCCCGGGAAGCTAGCGGAGCTCATACGAAAGACcgaggaaaaagaaggagagaaaatcACCTGCGTCCTTGCTGATGGGAGCATGGAGTGGGCTCTGGAAGTTGCGCATAAGATGAACATTCCTAAAGCTGCATTCTGGCCGGCATCCGTTGCGCTCTTCGCATCGGGATTGAGCATTCCCAAGATGATCAGTGACGGAATCATCAATGATGAAG GAGTAGCGATTAAACATCAGAAGTTTCAATTGGCACCCGGCATGCCTGACATGAGCCCGGCGAACCTTACTTGGGCCTGCATTGGCGACGTAGCTAcacagaaaatcattttcaatgtCATGGTCAGAGTCATCAAAAGCATGGAACTGGCCGACTGGTTTATAGGCAACACGTCCTGTGACCTAGAGCCTGCAGCGCTCGCCTTTGCTCATAGGGTCCTGCCCATCGGCCCACTCCTGGCGAACCACCACCTTGATAGCTCGGCCGGATACTTCTGGCCCGAAGACTCGGATTGTTTGATATGGCTGGACCAACAAGCCCCTAAGTCCGTCATTTACGTTGCTTTTGGAAGTTTCACAGTTTTTGACCAAACCCAATTCCAGGAACTAGCCTTGGGGCTTGAACTCTCCCAAAGGCCATTCCTATGGGTTGTTCGTCCCGACACCACCGAAGAGAGAGATGATGCATACCCAAAAGGGTTCAAAGAGAGGATTTCGGGTCGAGGGAAATTGGTTGGTTGGGCTCCGCAGCAGAAGGTCCTGGCTCATCCTGCCATCGCTTGTTTCGTGAGCCACTGCGGTTGGAACTCCACCATGGAAGGAGCGAGCAATGGCATCCCTTTCTTGTGCTGGCCATACTTTGCCGATCAGTTCATTGATGAGAACTACATATGTGACTTGTGGAGGGTCGGCTTGGGATTCAATCGAGACGAGAGCGGGATCATAAGGAGAGAAGAAATCAAGCGAAAGGTGGATCAATTGCTCGATGATGCCAACTTCGGTAAAAGAGCTTCGGACATCAAGGAAAAACTTGCAAAGGGCATCGTGGAAGGCGGTGAATCTCACAAAAACTTCAGCAACTTTGTTCAATGGATGAAAGCTCTGTGA